GAATAGAATTGGCTGAAATGCTCAACTCCAGAAATATTCCTGTAAGCTTGCTGGTCAGGGAAGCGGAGTTTTGGGATAATGTATTGCCGAATCAGGAGGCCGCCATGATCAGCCGCCATATCAGAAAGCACCATATAGACCTGAGGCTCAAAACTGAGCTTAAAGAAATACTGGCCGATAATCATGGCCGGGTAAGTGCGGTCGTTACAGGAGATGGTGAGGAAATTGCCTGTCAGTTTGTTGGCCTCACAGCCGGTGTACACCCTAACGTCAAGCTGGTGAAAGAATCGCCTATAGAAACCAATCGCGGTATTTTGGTCAATGAATTTCTGGAAACCAATATTCCCGATATTTATGCGATTGGTGATTGTGCAGAGCATAAAAATCCCTTCCCAGGACGTGCGCCAGTGGAGCAGGTCTGGTATACCGGCAGGATGATGGGCGAAACGGTGGCCCAAACGATTTGTGGAAACAAAACAGCTTACCAACCTGGCCCGTGGTTTAACTCTGCAAAGTTTTTTGACATCGAATACCAGACTTACGGCAGGGTGTGGAACAAGCTCAAAGAGCATGAGGATGAGTTTTACTGGGAGCATGAATCAGGGGAAATGGCCATGCATTTTGTATTTGACAAACAAAGCAAAACATTTCTGGGTATCAATACTTTCGGGATACGGCTCAGGCATGAACATTTTGATAAGTGGCTAAAAACGGAGGTCTCCATTGATTATGTAATGGAGCACCTCAAAGAGGCCAACTTCGACCCTGAATTCTTCAAACCTCATGAAGATGATATTATACAGGCTTACAAGGCTCAGTATCCTGACGCAAAAGTAACTGTTAAAAGAAAAAAAGTACTGGGTATTTTTTAATTAAAAACTATGAAATTATTACAAAAAGCAGGAATGACTTTATTCATAGTGGCATCGGTGCTGCTTATTTCCGTGTTGTTCCTTAACCAGTATAAACTGACTGATGCAGCACTCTCAAAAGCCATTACTGATAGTACTGAACTTAAAACGGTGGCTATGGATTTGGCTCCGATGAAGGGCAAAACCTATGATTTCAATTTCAGCTTTAACGGGGATATTGACAAGCATTTACAATCTTCGAACAAAAAAATAACATCGAAATTCGAAATCACTGATCAGGATATTGAGAATGTGCTGTCACAGTTTTCAGGTCAGGAAATCAGGTACAGTACTGAAAAGATATCTGACATATTTGACGATAGTGAAGAAGGCCAATTCAAAGCACAAAAGCTTAAGGACTACACCAGTTGGATGCATGAAAAGAAATATGCAGACAAGGCCGGTTTGCAGGAACACCTTGAAAATACCAAAAACAGCATCAATGCAAATATCGTCAACGACAAGGGCTACAGCGACTATAAAATAAAGGCTCTAAAGCTGGCACTTACCCGCCAGTCTGGTTTTGGCCCGGTTTCTGAAAACAGTTTATTATGGCTGCTACTTACCATCGGTCTTGGTGTAGTGGGTGCTCTGATGTACATCTTTCCTAAACTGGAACTTCTGCCCGGCATCAAAAATGACCACGTCTATCATAGCCCCAATAGCGGCAGGGGCTGGGTCGGCTACATCATCGGCTTCCTTCTCATTGGCTTTTATGTAATCCTCTACTGGTATCCGGAATATATGACTACCTGGATGGAGCTGGTAGACCCTATAAGTATGGCACTGAATGGCAATGAGGCCAGCCAGTGGTTTTTCTACGGCTTTTTGTACACACTCGCCATTGGTGTGATGGGTATTCGCATGATCATCAAATACCGCCACAGCAAATACCAAATGATCAGGACATATTCGGTAATATTCTTTCAAATAGCATTTGCCTTCCTGATCCCTGAGATCCTGATTCGTCTCAACAGGCCAAGTATGGACCTGAAAAATATCTGGCCGCTAAACTATACGTTCTTTTTTGATTACAACATCGAAAACCTGACCCATAGCGGATCATTAGGCTTAGGCATGCTGGTCTGGGGAATTGTGCTGGCACTCATCGGGGTGCCGGTAATCACCTATTTTTATGGCAAAAGGTGGTATTGTTCTTGGGTTTGTGGTTGTGGGGGGCTTGCAGAAACACTTGGCGACCCCTACAGGCAGCTCTCAGATAAATCGCTGAAATCGTGGAAAATAGAGCGCTGGATGATCCATAGTGTACTGGTATTTGTAGTGGTGATGACCTTTGGGGTGCTTTACACTTATTTCACCGGTAGTAGCGAAATAGCCGGGATCAATACCTACAATCTCAGGTCAGTTTATGGTTTTGTGATCGGGGCTGCATTTGCGGGTGTGGTTGGTGTTGGCTTCTATCCTTTTATGGGTAGCCGGGTATGGTGCAGGTTCGGATGTCCTTTGGCGGCTTACCTGGGGTTGGTACAGCGGTTTAAGTCCAGGTTCAGAATTACTACTAATGGAGGGCAGTGCATAAGCTGCGGCAACTGCTCCACTTACTGTGAGATGGGCATTGATGTGCGGTGGTATGCACAAAGGGGGCAGAACATAGTAAGATCGTCTTGCGTGGGTTGTGGTGTTTGTTCTTCGGTTTGTCCGCGTGGTGTATTAAAGCTTGAAAACAAAGATCCAAAAGGCAGGTTTGGAGAGGCAATACTTATCGGCAATGACAGCGTAAAAGTGAATGCCTGATAAGTAGTGTCATGAAGTCCCCCAAAACCTGTGAATGCTATACTTAATGGAGCAAAATATAGCAAATCGGGGGACTTCACGTGACACAATGTTTATCCATCAATAGTTTTAATTAACATTCCTTTTTCCACTCTGTCAGTCAATGACATTCCATTGAGCACGGAGAGCTCATAAAGATCATCTTCATCGGTACCGTAGTACCTGAGGGCACTTTCTAATGTACCATTTCTGGCTACGGTTTTAATATCTATTCTTTTGGGCTCTACGTTGATTTTGGCCGGGTCTGTCAGCCTTTCAAAATCACCCATTGTTCTCTGAAATACTGGCTGATATGTATTAAAATCATTTATGGTTGTTACCGATATAAAAGTGTAAATCCTTCCGTCACCCTCTATTACATAGGTTAATGTACGCAAGGTCTGGTGTTGTTGTTGCTGATCTGCCACCATGGCAATAGCCGGAAAGCTATTGACATTAATTTTATCCGATTTTACAGGCTCAAGGTTATAGTTACTGAGTACAGCTTTAGCGGCTGCATCAAGGGAATTTTCACCGGAAAGTGTGAGGATCATTAAGGCATCTCCGTTTTCAGAGGCCATTTGTACCTGCTGGGGTGTATTTTGCAGGTTCCAGCCATCAGGTACCGGATACTGAAACTTCATAACCGGGTGGTAAAATACTTCATTCTCCACATAGCCTTGCTTTGGGTCTTCACCATATACCAGACCGTCAATCATTCTCAAATAGCTGTTGCGGTTAACCTCAGGGTCTGCAACATTGAGCTTTTGCTGCCATTGGGTAGCCAACTGTTTTACTGTTTGGTATCTGTCCTGCGGATGGGGGTGTGTTGATAGAAAATCAGGAATCTCCTGCCCGGCTTCTTCCCTCTTCCTGTCCAGCGTGTTGAAAAAGTCCGCCATCTCGTGTGCATCGTACCCAATCTCAGTGGAATACTGCACGCCCAGTTTATCCGACTGACGTTCGTCATCACGCCCGTATTTCAGGAAAAGCAGCCCCACTCCTGTCTGAGCCAAATCAGAAAACTCCCTGAAGGTCTCTGATGCTACGGAGCCTACGGCCAGACCGAGCTGCGCAGCCATGGATTTACTATATTGCTGTGCCGAATGCCGTGCTGTAATGTGGCCAATCTCATGACCAAGCACCCCGGCAAATTCTGCTTCATTATTAAAGTGGGCCATTATGCCACGGGTGAAATAAACGTACCCTCCGGGTAATGCAAAGGCGTTGACTACCGGTGAATCTACTATTTTAAACTCATAATCAAGATTGGGGCGGTGTGATATCTTTGCCATGGCTTCACCTTTACGATCTATAAAGTTCTGCAACTGCTGGTCATCATACAGGCCAAATTGATTAATAATCCCGGGATCGGCCTGTTCACCCATGGCTACTTCCTGTTGCTTGGATAGCAACATAAACTCCTTTTTGCCTGTTACCGGATTGGTGGCACACGACTCAAGAAGTATGAAGGGCACTAACAGCAGCCAATATTTTAGATTTCGAAGAATCATAGTTCTAATTTCTATTTACCCATAAGATTCTTCAAAAGCTATACCATGCTTCCAATATGTGTTGTGACATGAATTAATGAACCTTAGTAAAAATTAAATACACAGGTTTGGGTAATTCTTTCAACAGAGTTTTCAAAACGAACCAGTACTTTGTATTTTTAAAACTATGGCAGGCGGTGCAGGACATATCTACGACATGATGGCCCGATTACGGAACAACGGTAATTTGCTCAGCAAACCCGGATACTTCAAAATGAAGGAGATTTATCTCAAAGTTTCTAAAAAGGAGCACCTCATTTATCGAAAAGCATCAGCCGCGCAGCTGCAGCAGGTAAGAAGTAAGATCATAAAAGAAAGAAGGACTGAAGTTGTCAGAATTATCTCTGTAGTTATTATTTCAATAGTTGTATCTGCCGCTTTTTTAAGCTTCGCTGTTTATAGCTTCATGAGATACTACAGGTGAATTTGGAGGTGGGGCCGGAAGAGTGAAGGTAAACTCACTCCCCATCCGCACATCACTTTTGACCATAATGGTACCATTATTTTCGTGTACTAGTTGCTGGCATAAAACTAACCCAAAGCCTGTACCTTTTTCATTTGAAGTGCCTTTTTGGCTTTTTTGTTTGCTCAGGTCAAAAAGCTTGGAAATTACCTTCTCCGACATTCCTACTCCGTCATCTTTTACCGTAACAGATACATAATCCTTATTTTGCTTTGCTGTAATTACAATTTCACTGTTAGGGTATGAAAACTTCAAACTGTTTGATATCAGGTTGCGCAATATGGTATGAACAGAGTTATAGTCAGCCAGTGCCACCACATGCTCCTCAGAGTCATTCACTAACCTGATCTGTTTGAATGAAGCCGTCAGATTATACAGGGCTATATTTTTTCCGATCAGTTCATTGAGTTCTATTTCCGCTATATTAAGCTTGGCCTGTCCTGACTGCCGGGTAGACCAGGCCAGCAGATTATCCAAAAGCTCATTCAGGTTTTCCAACGATTGATTAATCTGACTGCCCATCTCCTTGATCTCGTCTTGTGATATTTTATCTATATGGTTGATGAGCAGGTGGGAAAATCCTCTTAGAGAATTGAGTGGACTTTTAATATCATGTGAAATAATAGAAAAGAGTTGATCTTTATCCTGATTCAGCCTTATCAAATCCTCTTTTTGGTTTCGGATTTTCTCATTTTTAAAAGCCAGCATTTCCTTTTTCCTCTTGTTGACCCTGTAGGCTACATAAACAAGAGCCAGTATGACAAGTGAGAGAAAAATAACCACAATCAGTGAATAAGTGAGAATATCTTTCTGCCTGATATTTGCCTTCTGGATTTCCTGATCCTTCTTGAGCAGCGCAATTTCTCTCAGGTTTTCTTCTTCATTAAACTTTGCCTTTAACTCTTCAAGGTGGCGTGAGTTGTTTTCATTATACAGACTATCCTTCATAGAACTGTTGATCTTCAGGTATTTAAATGCGGCTTTATAGTCCTCATTTATCTCAGCTATATCCACCAGTAAACCACTCGCTTCTTCCATAAAGGGTTTGGAGTCGACCTCCTCAGCAGTGGCAAGGGCATCAAGGGCATAATTATTGGCCTGGCTTATATTGCCTACGTCCAGTTCCAGCCGAGCCACTGCAATGTAGTTGCTGGCCAGGCCTGTTTTGTTATTGGTTTGCAAAAAGAGATCATTAGCCTGTTTGTAGTAATGCAGAGCCTTTTCTTTCTGGCCGCTCTGTTCCATAACTGATCCCAGGTTAGCATATCCGCTTGAAATGTCCTGAAGATCATTTCTCTTTTTCTTAATACTTAGTGAACGCAACATGTACTCCTCGGCCTTCTCCAGATCATTCTTCTCGAGGTAAATAAGACCAATATTATTTAGTGCCTGAGAGACACCCTTCTCATTGCCTGTTTGCTGAAAAATAACAAGCGCCTGCTCAAAATAAACTAAAGATTTATCGTAATCCCCTGAATATGCGTAGACAATACTTATATCGTTAAAGGCATTACCGATCTGTATGGAATCAGCGATTGATTGATATATTTTCAATGATCGAAAGATGTCTTCCAGTGCCTCGCTGTAGTTTCCCTTGTCCCGTTTTAGCCTTCCTATACTTATGAGAGCATCGCCCTGCCCCTTTGGGTACTCAACGGTTTCCGCTTCTTTGAGGGCTTGTTTGGCAAAATACATGGCAGAATCGGGCTTGAAATGCTGGTATTTCATAGAGAGGATGAACAGCACGTCAATTCGTGTGGTATCAGCGACCTGCTCAAGTTTGGTTCTTAGTGAGTCTATTAAAGAAACCTCCTGTGCCTCCACCGGCATGGATATCCTTAAAAGCATTAAAAGAACAATGATCACTTTACCTGTTCTGTTACTCATTAAAAACTTTATTTAGCCAACTCGCAAGAGAAACGCTTCATCTGCAGAGTTGTTATATTTTACTCCGATCAGATTATATATATCTGATTATCAGTATGGGTAACACCTCCAATGCTAAAATATGCCCTTCTGACCCTGCGTTTAATTGAAAGTATTCCTATATTAACTCAACAGGCCAAAAATATAGAAACTTATGGGTAAAATAGTCATTGTAGCATATCGTCCGTTGCCTGGCAAGGCAAAAGAGCTTGAGAAAGTGATCGAGAGCCATATTCCTGTATTAAAAAGGGAAGGATTGGTTACAGAACGTGAACCTGTAGTCATGAAATCTGATGACGGGTGTTTTATAGAAATTTTTGAGTGGAAATCAGCCATTGCCATGGAAAAAGCACATCAAAACAAAGCTGTACTTGAGCTTTGGGATAGGTTCAGGAAGGTATGCGAATATGAGAAGCCGGTGAACATTAAAGAATTCAGCCAGCTTTTCTCTGAGTTTGAGCCGGTTAATTAATCCATCCTTATTACGTTTTGGAAAGCTGCTTCAAACGTCCCTGATAGGCTTGCCAAAAGTTTCTCTT
This region of Fulvivirga ulvae genomic DNA includes:
- a CDS encoding NAD(P)/FAD-dependent oxidoreductase, with amino-acid sequence MKHVVIIGNGIAGITAARHIRKNSDFDISVISAESEHFWSRTALMYIYMGHMKYEHTKPYEDWFWKKNRINLVRDFVKSIDTAAHRLTLDQNEPLTYDVLILATGSQPNKFGWPGQDLKGVSGMVSLQDLKRIEEHTQNIERGVIVGGGLIGIELAEMLNSRNIPVSLLVREAEFWDNVLPNQEAAMISRHIRKHHIDLRLKTELKEILADNHGRVSAVVTGDGEEIACQFVGLTAGVHPNVKLVKESPIETNRGILVNEFLETNIPDIYAIGDCAEHKNPFPGRAPVEQVWYTGRMMGETVAQTICGNKTAYQPGPWFNSAKFFDIEYQTYGRVWNKLKEHEDEFYWEHESGEMAMHFVFDKQSKTFLGINTFGIRLRHEHFDKWLKTEVSIDYVMEHLKEANFDPEFFKPHEDDIIQAYKAQYPDAKVTVKRKKVLGIF
- a CDS encoding M48 family metalloprotease, with the translated sequence MILRNLKYWLLLVPFILLESCATNPVTGKKEFMLLSKQQEVAMGEQADPGIINQFGLYDDQQLQNFIDRKGEAMAKISHRPNLDYEFKIVDSPVVNAFALPGGYVYFTRGIMAHFNNEAEFAGVLGHEIGHITARHSAQQYSKSMAAQLGLAVGSVASETFREFSDLAQTGVGLLFLKYGRDDERQSDKLGVQYSTEIGYDAHEMADFFNTLDRKREEAGQEIPDFLSTHPHPQDRYQTVKQLATQWQQKLNVADPEVNRNSYLRMIDGLVYGEDPKQGYVENEVFYHPVMKFQYPVPDGWNLQNTPQQVQMASENGDALMILTLSGENSLDAAAKAVLSNYNLEPVKSDKINVNSFPAIAMVADQQQQHQTLRTLTYVIEGDGRIYTFISVTTINDFNTYQPVFQRTMGDFERLTDPAKINVEPKRIDIKTVARNGTLESALRYYGTDEDDLYELSVLNGMSLTDRVEKGMLIKTIDG
- a CDS encoding 4Fe-4S binding protein — translated: MKLLQKAGMTLFIVASVLLISVLFLNQYKLTDAALSKAITDSTELKTVAMDLAPMKGKTYDFNFSFNGDIDKHLQSSNKKITSKFEITDQDIENVLSQFSGQEIRYSTEKISDIFDDSEEGQFKAQKLKDYTSWMHEKKYADKAGLQEHLENTKNSINANIVNDKGYSDYKIKALKLALTRQSGFGPVSENSLLWLLLTIGLGVVGALMYIFPKLELLPGIKNDHVYHSPNSGRGWVGYIIGFLLIGFYVILYWYPEYMTTWMELVDPISMALNGNEASQWFFYGFLYTLAIGVMGIRMIIKYRHSKYQMIRTYSVIFFQIAFAFLIPEILIRLNRPSMDLKNIWPLNYTFFFDYNIENLTHSGSLGLGMLVWGIVLALIGVPVITYFYGKRWYCSWVCGCGGLAETLGDPYRQLSDKSLKSWKIERWMIHSVLVFVVVMTFGVLYTYFTGSSEIAGINTYNLRSVYGFVIGAAFAGVVGVGFYPFMGSRVWCRFGCPLAAYLGLVQRFKSRFRITTNGGQCISCGNCSTYCEMGIDVRWYAQRGQNIVRSSCVGCGVCSSVCPRGVLKLENKDPKGRFGEAILIGNDSVKVNA
- a CDS encoding tetratricopeptide repeat-containing sensor histidine kinase; translation: MSNRTGKVIIVLLMLLRISMPVEAQEVSLIDSLRTKLEQVADTTRIDVLFILSMKYQHFKPDSAMYFAKQALKEAETVEYPKGQGDALISIGRLKRDKGNYSEALEDIFRSLKIYQSIADSIQIGNAFNDISIVYAYSGDYDKSLVYFEQALVIFQQTGNEKGVSQALNNIGLIYLEKNDLEKAEEYMLRSLSIKKKRNDLQDISSGYANLGSVMEQSGQKEKALHYYKQANDLFLQTNNKTGLASNYIAVARLELDVGNISQANNYALDALATAEEVDSKPFMEEASGLLVDIAEINEDYKAAFKYLKINSSMKDSLYNENNSRHLEELKAKFNEEENLREIALLKKDQEIQKANIRQKDILTYSLIVVIFLSLVILALVYVAYRVNKRKKEMLAFKNEKIRNQKEDLIRLNQDKDQLFSIISHDIKSPLNSLRGFSHLLINHIDKISQDEIKEMGSQINQSLENLNELLDNLLAWSTRQSGQAKLNIAEIELNELIGKNIALYNLTASFKQIRLVNDSEEHVVALADYNSVHTILRNLISNSLKFSYPNSEIVITAKQNKDYVSVTVKDDGVGMSEKVISKLFDLSKQKSQKGTSNEKGTGFGLVLCQQLVHENNGTIMVKSDVRMGSEFTFTLPAPPPNSPVVSHEAINSEA